The Lewinella sp. 4G2 nucleotide sequence TCTGCTAACTCCTTCCGGCACGTTTAGCGCCGGTGGGCACTACCAAACATCCTTTTTACAAAGCTACGTATTTATGCCCGATGCGTACCTACGCATTAAATAAATTAAGTAATCAGAAAAATAATTACGTATTTTGATGTTAAAACTACGTACTTTATGATGACAATACGTAGTTTTGCTTCCGTCAACGCATTTACACTTTCACTTAAAAGAACTGCTATGAGTTTACGTCTACGCCTTTCTTGCCTTTGTTTGTTCCTGGCGCTTACCGTATGGAATGAACTGAGTGCGCAGCAATTCCAGCTTACCGCCGAGGTGCGCCCCCGGACGGAATTCCGCAACGGTTTCAAAACTCCTACTTCTTCGGGCTTTGACCCGGCCTTTTTTACCGAGCAACGGAGCCGGTTGTACTTTGATTACAAAGAGGAAAAGTTCACCTTCCGCCTGGCGATGCAAGACGTTCGCCTGTGGGGAGAGGTACCCCAGATCTTTAAGGAAGACATTGGCAGCTCCTTCCTTTCCGAAGCCTGGGGCCGGTATAATCTGACGGACAAGTTCAGCATCAAAGCTGGCCGGCAAATCATCAGTTACGACAATCAACGCTTCTTTGGCGGGCTGGAGTGGGCGCAACAGGGGCGCCGCCACGACGCGCTCTTGCTGATCCACGAAGACGCCAAGAAGCGAACGAAGCTCCACGTAGGCTTGGCCTTCAATGCGGATGACGACCGCCCCGAACCCGTCTATTTACAGGCACCTAACGCTAATTTCTACACGACACCGGGTAACTACAAAAGCCTGCAGTACGCTTGGTTCCACAAGGATTTTGCCGAAAATAAGGGCGGGATTTCCCTCCTGGTGAACAACGCTACGCTGCAGAACGCGGATTCTACCTCCTCCAACAAACAGACCTTTGGCATTATCCCCAACTATCAATTTGGGAAGGTGAAGGTCGCAGCTGACCTATACTACCAAAGCGGAAAGGTAGGGGACCGTAACGTCAACGCTTTTCTCGCGGGCGTCAACGCCACGCTGCCTACCAAGCTTACGCCGGTTACCCTCGGCGTCGAATACATCTCCGGGAAGGATGACGACGATACGAGTAGCGACATCACCAACTTCAGCCCGGATTACGGGACGAACCACGCCTTTAATGGCTTCATGGATTACTTCTTCGTCGGGCCAGCCAATGGCAGCGTCGGGGTGCTCGACATCTACTTCAAGACGAAGTGGAAAGTCGGGAAGGGGGCCTTACTCTTCCACGGCCACGAGTTTATGACCGGCTCCCGCCAACTTAACGGGGAAGGCCAGCAACTCAGTAGCTCGATGGGCATGGAGGCGGACTTTGTCTACGTCCGAAAAGTTAGCCCGGCCGTGACCTTTCACGTTGGTGCCAGCGCGCTTTACGGGACGGATACGCTCCTGGAGCTCCGGCCCGGTAACCAGAAGTTCAATTCCTGGGCCTGGACGATGGTGACATTCAAGCCCGTCCTCTACAAATCCGAAGAGGACAAGAAGAAAAAGAAGAAGTAATCCCCACCCTCGTAACCGCCACGAACACCCCCCCTCAACTTATTCAACTATGAAAAACGTATTCAGACTTTCCGCGTGCCTTTCGCTCTTTGTAGCTCTTTTCTCTGCCTGTGGCCCGGACACGGCACCTGCGGCAGCGCCCGGTTCCGCCGTCACTGTTTCGGCTGATGCGGCCAAGGTGGAAAAGCCCCAATTGACGTTCGGCTTTATTAAACTGACGGATATGGCCCCGTTGGCCATTGCCAAGGAGAAGGGCTACTTTGAAGAAGAAGGCCTTTACGTAAGCGTCGAAGCGCAGTCCAACTGGAAGAACATCCTTGACCGGGTAATTGACGGGCAACTCGACGGCAGCCATATGCTAGCGGGGCAGCCCATCGCTGCCGGGGCCGGGTTTGGCCGCCAGGCGGAACTCGTAACGCCATTCAGTATGGACCTGAACGGGAATGGTATTACCGTTTCCAACGACGTATGGAGCAAGATGCAACCCCACGTAAAAATGGGCGCAGATGGCAAACCCGTACACCCGATCCCCGCCGATGCCCTTAAACCGGTGATCAAAGACTACCAGAATGACGGAAAGCCCTTCAAAATGGGAATGGTATTCCCCGTCTCCACCCACAACTACGAGATCCGGTACTGGCTCGCCGCCGCCGGCATCCACCCGGGTATGTACACGGCCGGGAACATCCAGGGGCAGGTGGACGCCGAGGTTTTACTGAGCGTCACCCCACCACCCCAGATGCCCGCCACGATGGAGGCCGGAACGATCTACGGATACTGCGTGGGTGAGCCCTGGAACCAGCAGGCCGTCTTCAAGGGCATTGGCGTGCCGGTGACCACCAACTACGGCATCTGGAAGAATAACCCCGAAAAAGTATTCGCACTGCGTAAGGACTTCGTCGAGAAATACCCCAATACGACTAAAAGCATCACCAAGGCACTCATCCGCGCTGGCAAGTGGCTGGATGAGCCCGGTAACCGCGCCGAGGCCGTCAGCATCCTGAGCCGCCCGGAATACGTAGGGGCGGACTCGATCGTCCTGGCCAACTCCATGTCCGGCACCTTCGAATTTGAGCGTGGGGACAAGCGGGAGATGCCGGACTTCAATGTCTTCTACCGCTACGATGCGACCTATCCCTTCTACTCCGACGGTGTATGGTTCCTCACCCAAATGCGCCGCTGGGGGCAAATCCCCGAAACAAAGGATGCGACGTGGTACGATGAGACCATTCGTGAGATCTACCGCCCGGACCTCTGGCGCTCCGCCGCGGAATCCCTCGTCGCGGAGGGTAAGATCCCAGCCGGGGACATCCCCGAAACGGATGGCTACAAGCCCGCCACGGATGAGTTCATCGACGGAAAGACCTACGATGGCCGGGACCCGATCAGCTACATCAATTCCTTTACGATCGGGAATAAGGACGCCCAGACGAAATAATTTCTCCTCCCCCAAGAAATACAAGACCATGATTCAGACTACCATTGAACGTCCCGTCAGCGAGGCTGGAGCTACACAGTCCCACCCGTTGATCACTCGTGCCAGCGTCCTGGCCGAAAGGTTTCGAAAATCTTTGCCGGGCACTTTGAAATCCCTGGGTATTACCCTGGTGTCGATGGCTCTTTTTCTGGCGGTTTGGCAAGTCAGTGCTACCTATCTCTACGGGGTAGAGGCCAACGCCCGGGTGGAGCGGGCCCTCTCCGAGCAGGGGGAAGTTGCCGCCCAGGAAATGCGGGATTGTATTGCTTCCGGCGCCGTCAGCTGTAAGCCAAATACGTTGCCGGCACCGGCCGAGGTATGGTCCGCCGCCGGAAAACTCCTGGCCGACCACCGGACGATCTCCGCCGACAAGGCCGCCTTTGCCGCCAAAACGGCCCCGCTTAACGCCACCCGCCTGGCGCAGGGGTTGGACGCCATCACCTACACCGGGCGGCCGAGTTTTGTGGACCAGATCAAAACGAGCCTCTTTACGGTAGCCGTGGGGATGTTGATCGCCTTTTTGATTGCCGTGCCAATTGGCATCATTATCGGGTTGAACGAAAACTTACGCCAAGCCTTCAACTGGTTTATTCAGGTTTTCAAGCCGGTATCTCCGGTGGTTTGGTTGCTATTGGTTTTCATGATCGTAAAGACGATGACGCTGGGTTCGGATAATGATACCTCATTTTTGATCTCCGCCATCAGTGTTGGGCTGTGCTCTATGTGGGCCACGCTGGTCAATACGAGCGTGGGGGTATCTTCCGTAAACCAGGAATACATCAACGTGGCCAAAGTGCTCAAATTGGGAATCTCCAAAAAGATATTCAAGGTGGTGCTGCCCTCCGCGATACCGCTCATTTTTACCGGATTGCGCATCACCGTTTCGGTGGCCTGGATGGTGCTCATCGCCATTGAACTGCTTGCCCAAAGCCCGGGCTTGGGGTCCTTCGTATGGGAAGAGTTCCAGAATGGAGCTAATGATTCCAACGCCAAAATTCTCGTCGCCATGTTCGTAATTGGCCTCATTGGCTTCCTGCTGGATCGGGTGATGTACTACGTACAGCAGTCGGTTTCCTTTGAGAAAGCGCTGGCTTAAGACAAATAAACTCCGGGCTGCGCTGAGACCCGGGGAAGGTCCCTTTCCCTAATTGTAAATAGTTTTTCTATGTCTGCTACTCCCGTGATTGAATTCCGTAACGTATCGAAGTGGTACGGCGAGGGGGCCAACCGTACGGACGTCCTCTCGAACATTAATTTGACGATTGCGGAGGGTGAATTCCTTGCCATCGTCGGATTTACCGGGTCTGGCAAGACCACCCTTATCAACCTGATGACAGGCCTCATCCAACCCTCGGAAGGGGAGGTGTTGTACCGGGGGGCGCCCATTACCGGCCCCGCTCCGGAGCGGGGGATCATTTTCCAGAATTACAGCTTGCTGCCCTGGATGACGGTATACCAGAACGTTGCCCTGGCCGTGAATCAGGTATACCCCGACTGGCCCAAAGCCAAACGTGATGAACACATTCGCCAATTCGTGGAAATGGTGAACCTGAGCCCCGCCGTAAATAAGTACACCAAGGAACTTTCCGGAGGGATGCGCCAACGAACGAGTATCGCCCGGGTTTTGGCGACTGACCCCGATCTGCTGCTGATGGATGAGCCACTGGGTGCCCTCGATGCCCTTACCCGCGGTAACCTGCAGGAAGAGATTCTCAAGATCTGGAGCGCCAACCGGCGTACGGCCGTCCTCATCACGAACGACGTGGACGAAGGCATATTTATGGCCGACCGCGTAATTCCCTTGACCCCCGGCCCAAAGGCTGAGCTTGGTCCTGATTACCGGGTCGACCTGGCCCGGCCCCGGGATAAAAAGGCCTTGAATACGGACGTCAACTTTAAGCGCGTACGCACCGAGATCCTGAATTATTTAGTGGAGTTGGGTGAAGCGGCGAAGTCCGACCAAAGCCTGGAGGTAGAGCTTCCTGACCTGGAACCCATTCAGCCGGGTACCCGTAGCTATTCATCTTTCCGGCGCGCCGGATAAACTTTTATTATGTCCCTCAATCCTCCTACTTTTTCGCAGCGCGATATTGCGTTGA carries:
- a CDS encoding ABC transporter ATP-binding protein encodes the protein MSATPVIEFRNVSKWYGEGANRTDVLSNINLTIAEGEFLAIVGFTGSGKTTLINLMTGLIQPSEGEVLYRGAPITGPAPERGIIFQNYSLLPWMTVYQNVALAVNQVYPDWPKAKRDEHIRQFVEMVNLSPAVNKYTKELSGGMRQRTSIARVLATDPDLLLMDEPLGALDALTRGNLQEEILKIWSANRRTAVLITNDVDEGIFMADRVIPLTPGPKAELGPDYRVDLARPRDKKALNTDVNFKRVRTEILNYLVELGEAAKSDQSLEVELPDLEPIQPGTRSYSSFRRAG
- a CDS encoding CmpA/NrtA family ABC transporter substrate-binding protein, whose product is MKNVFRLSACLSLFVALFSACGPDTAPAAAPGSAVTVSADAAKVEKPQLTFGFIKLTDMAPLAIAKEKGYFEEEGLYVSVEAQSNWKNILDRVIDGQLDGSHMLAGQPIAAGAGFGRQAELVTPFSMDLNGNGITVSNDVWSKMQPHVKMGADGKPVHPIPADALKPVIKDYQNDGKPFKMGMVFPVSTHNYEIRYWLAAAGIHPGMYTAGNIQGQVDAEVLLSVTPPPQMPATMEAGTIYGYCVGEPWNQQAVFKGIGVPVTTNYGIWKNNPEKVFALRKDFVEKYPNTTKSITKALIRAGKWLDEPGNRAEAVSILSRPEYVGADSIVLANSMSGTFEFERGDKREMPDFNVFYRYDATYPFYSDGVWFLTQMRRWGQIPETKDATWYDETIREIYRPDLWRSAAESLVAEGKIPAGDIPETDGYKPATDEFIDGKTYDGRDPISYINSFTIGNKDAQTK
- a CDS encoding ABC transporter permease; the encoded protein is MIQTTIERPVSEAGATQSHPLITRASVLAERFRKSLPGTLKSLGITLVSMALFLAVWQVSATYLYGVEANARVERALSEQGEVAAQEMRDCIASGAVSCKPNTLPAPAEVWSAAGKLLADHRTISADKAAFAAKTAPLNATRLAQGLDAITYTGRPSFVDQIKTSLFTVAVGMLIAFLIAVPIGIIIGLNENLRQAFNWFIQVFKPVSPVVWLLLVFMIVKTMTLGSDNDTSFLISAISVGLCSMWATLVNTSVGVSSVNQEYINVAKVLKLGISKKIFKVVLPSAIPLIFTGLRITVSVAWMVLIAIELLAQSPGLGSFVWEEFQNGANDSNAKILVAMFVIGLIGFLLDRVMYYVQQSVSFEKALA
- a CDS encoding alginate export family protein; amino-acid sequence: MSLRLRLSCLCLFLALTVWNELSAQQFQLTAEVRPRTEFRNGFKTPTSSGFDPAFFTEQRSRLYFDYKEEKFTFRLAMQDVRLWGEVPQIFKEDIGSSFLSEAWGRYNLTDKFSIKAGRQIISYDNQRFFGGLEWAQQGRRHDALLLIHEDAKKRTKLHVGLAFNADDDRPEPVYLQAPNANFYTTPGNYKSLQYAWFHKDFAENKGGISLLVNNATLQNADSTSSNKQTFGIIPNYQFGKVKVAADLYYQSGKVGDRNVNAFLAGVNATLPTKLTPVTLGVEYISGKDDDDTSSDITNFSPDYGTNHAFNGFMDYFFVGPANGSVGVLDIYFKTKWKVGKGALLFHGHEFMTGSRQLNGEGQQLSSSMGMEADFVYVRKVSPAVTFHVGASALYGTDTLLELRPGNQKFNSWAWTMVTFKPVLYKSEEDKKKKKK